One window from the genome of Anaerococcus sp. Marseille-Q7828 encodes:
- a CDS encoding MurR/RpiR family transcriptional regulator, translating to MDYLIKIKERWDEFTPSDKKIGEYIVDNPEQIVNYNTLELADLIDTSQSAIIRFIKKIGYKGYIDFKIDVAKSLEEKNEFLLDEVISKNESIENIISKSKNNVLATVEKTYALIDTEAIKRSIDDINKANNIYLAGVGSSGLICEDFSYKLQRSGKKVFYQVDAHTNLALVTNIDKEDLLIAISYSGLTKEILIASEYAKKVGAKVISISKSLNSTLAHNSNELLLIPEIEREMRYGAISSRLSSQIITDILYYGYVAANTEKVNENMRTSKELTNKLKDK from the coding sequence ATGGATTATTTAATAAAAATCAAAGAAAGATGGGATGAATTTACCCCCTCTGATAAAAAAATAGGTGAATATATAGTAGATAATCCCGAACAAATTGTAAACTATAATACTTTAGAGCTAGCTGATCTCATTGATACCAGTCAATCAGCTATAATAAGATTTATCAAAAAGATAGGCTACAAGGGATATATAGATTTTAAAATCGATGTTGCAAAATCGCTTGAAGAAAAAAATGAATTCTTATTGGATGAGGTCATATCAAAAAATGAAAGCATAGAAAATATTATTTCAAAAAGTAAGAATAATGTTTTAGCAACTGTAGAAAAAACTTATGCCCTCATTGATACTGAAGCCATTAAGAGATCTATAGATGATATTAACAAGGCTAATAATATCTATCTTGCTGGTGTTGGAAGTTCTGGGCTCATATGTGAGGATTTTTCCTACAAATTACAAAGATCGGGCAAAAAAGTTTTCTATCAAGTAGATGCCCATACAAACCTTGCCCTAGTTACCAATATAGACAAGGAAGATTTGCTAATAGCCATTAGTTATTCTGGCCTAACAAAAGAAATTTTAATTGCCTCAGAATATGCCAAAAAAGTTGGAGCAAAAGTTATAAGTATAAGCAAGTCTTTGAATAGTACCTTGGCTCATAATTCTAATGAACTCTTGCTCATTCCAGAAATTGAAAGAGAAATGAGATATGGGGCTATTTCTTCAAGATTATCATCACAAATAATAACGGATATTCTTTATTATGGCTATGTTGCTGCAAACACAGAAAAAGTTAACGAAAATATGAGAACTTCTAAAGAGTTGACAAATAAACTAAAGGATAAGTAA
- a CDS encoding MupG family TIM beta-alpha barrel fold protein codes for MLGFSLYFENETDFEKQIEKFKGFDLLFTSLHYPASDETYDKFLDLLDVAKDIKICVDINNQTLKDHPDLLDKNLIIRLDFGFSPREIASLSKKCQIAINASTVNYKFLEDLAKADANMANMIAIHNYYPLVFSGLSQEYFLSQNELINSFGIRLAAFVQGNTNLRGPVFRGLPTLEEDRNQNPYLSLVKLKRKYKVDDFILAEDVDEYSKNYILKFINAGIISLPIIWENDYEYLSKIKVRNDISDYIIRNEREKKDISPDKPRPIRRGDLVVLNNLSGRYGGEVEIVKKDLGLCDDRNLIGRVDEAYIDILDLIKGGDIVDFDRR; via the coding sequence ATGTTAGGATTTTCTTTATATTTTGAAAATGAAACTGATTTTGAAAAACAAATAGAAAAGTTTAAGGGTTTTGATTTATTATTTACATCTTTGCACTATCCTGCCAGTGATGAAACTTATGATAAGTTTCTAGACTTGTTGGATGTGGCCAAAGATATAAAAATTTGTGTGGATATCAACAATCAAACTCTAAAGGACCACCCAGATTTACTAGATAAGAATTTGATTATTAGACTGGATTTTGGATTTAGTCCAAGAGAGATAGCTAGTCTTTCAAAGAAGTGTCAAATAGCCATAAACGCCTCTACCGTCAATTATAAGTTTTTAGAAGACTTGGCAAAAGCAGATGCAAATATGGCAAATATGATAGCAATTCATAACTATTACCCTCTAGTATTTTCTGGCCTATCCCAAGAATATTTCCTAAGCCAAAATGAACTTATAAATTCCTTTGGCATTAGACTTGCGGCCTTCGTCCAAGGGAACACAAATCTTCGTGGCCCTGTATTTCGTGGCTTGCCTACATTAGAAGAAGATAGGAATCAAAATCCATACTTAAGCCTAGTTAAACTAAAAAGAAAATACAAGGTCGATGACTTTATATTGGCCGAAGATGTAGATGAATATAGTAAAAATTATATATTAAAATTTATCAATGCTGGAATTATAAGCCTACCTATTATTTGGGAAAATGATTATGAGTATTTATCAAAAATAAAAGTTCGTAATGACATTAGTGACTATATAATTAGAAACGAAAGAGAGAAAAAGGATATAAGCCCAGACAAGCCAAGGCCAATCAGGAGGGGAGATCTTGTTGTTTTGAACAATTTGTCAGGCCGCTACGGTGGAGAGGTTGAAATTGTAAAAAAAGACCTAGGTCTGTGTGATGATAGAAACCTTATCGGCAGGGTTGATGAGGCCTATATAGATATTTTGGATTTAATAAAAGGAGGTGATATTGTTGACTTCGACAGAAGATAG
- the murQ gene encoding N-acetylmuramic acid 6-phosphate etherase has product MILLTSTEDRNPISYDLDLKSTREILEIINTEDQKIAYKVKDAMDQIEALVDELINTFANGGRLFYLGAGTSGRLGVLDASETVPTFSVDPKMVTGLIAGGDDALRNPIENAEDSKEAAKADLKKANLTSNDFVIGIAASGRTPYSIGAIEYAREIGAKTGSIACNKNAKISEYSDYPIEVETGAEVLSGSTRMKAGTATKMVLNMITTTAMIKIGKVYDNLMVDLKPTNEKLVDRATKIICEIIGYDYESSKKILSKADNNVKAAIIMATKNVDYEESIKILENNKGFIREDL; this is encoded by the coding sequence GTGATATTGTTGACTTCGACAGAAGATAGAAATCCTATAAGCTATGATTTGGATTTAAAATCAACTAGAGAAATTTTGGAAATTATCAATACTGAAGACCAGAAGATAGCTTACAAGGTAAAAGATGCCATGGATCAAATCGAAGCTTTGGTAGATGAACTTATCAATACATTTGCCAACGGTGGCAGATTATTTTACTTGGGAGCTGGAACAAGTGGTAGGCTAGGAGTTTTGGATGCATCTGAAACAGTTCCTACATTTTCAGTAGACCCAAAGATGGTAACAGGTCTTATAGCAGGGGGCGATGATGCACTAAGAAACCCTATAGAAAATGCAGAAGATTCCAAAGAAGCCGCAAAAGCTGACCTTAAAAAGGCAAATTTAACAAGCAATGATTTTGTAATTGGCATAGCAGCTAGTGGAAGGACACCATACTCAATTGGAGCTATAGAATATGCCAGAGAAATTGGAGCAAAGACTGGCTCTATTGCCTGCAACAAAAATGCTAAGATTTCTGAATATTCCGACTATCCAATAGAAGTAGAAACCGGTGCAGAAGTATTGAGCGGATCAACCCGTATGAAGGCTGGTACTGCCACAAAGATGGTTCTAAATATGATCACAACTACTGCCATGATTAAAATTGGCAAGGTTTATGACAACCTTATGGTCGACTTAAAACCAACCAATGAGAAGCTAGTAGATAGGGCGACAAAAATTATTTGCGAAATCATCGGATATGATTATGAATCGTCAAAGAAGATACTAAGTAAAGCCGATAACAATGTAAAGGCTGCAATAATAATGGCTACAAAGAATGTAGACTATGAAGAGTCTATAAAAATTCTTGAAAATAATAAAGGATTTATAAGAGAGGATTTGTAA
- a CDS encoding PTS transporter subunit EIIC: MDNNTLAKLLVDDFGGSDNLIEVINCMTRVRVKVKDSSKVNYGAIKSREGVMGLVEGDQIQVVLGPGKSEKVAKAMAEISNATLSEELAAGTDLERRTRENKEAYKAKQTQSGFKKFTATIASIFVPLIPAFVGAGLIGGIASVLSNMATAGTLTGDGVNNLIQILNVMKNGLYAYLNIFIGINTAKVFGANEGLGGVVGGMVYLTGMNPDMPISNIFLGTPLAAGQGGVIGVLISVFLLSKIENALHKIIPDSLDIILVPMLSLLAVGLLTMFIIMPFAGLISNGLIGFINGVINIGGAVSGFILGALFLPMVMLGLHQILTPIHVAMIEQQGATYLLPILAMAGAGQVGAALAILVKCRNNKQITTIAKGGLPVGFLGIGEPLIYALTLPMGKAFITACLGGGIGGAVIGAIGSIGSTAIGPSGLALIPLIYQNRWLGYLAGLIAGYIGGFVLTYFFGVDQKYVDGASLDNTSKFEFK; this comes from the coding sequence ATGGATAATAATACATTAGCAAAATTATTAGTCGATGACTTTGGGGGTAGCGATAATCTCATAGAAGTTATCAATTGTATGACGAGAGTTAGAGTAAAAGTCAAAGATTCTAGCAAGGTAAACTACGGAGCTATTAAATCTCGCGAGGGCGTAATGGGCCTAGTTGAAGGAGATCAAATACAAGTAGTATTAGGACCTGGCAAAAGCGAAAAAGTTGCTAAGGCTATGGCAGAAATTTCAAATGCAACATTATCTGAAGAATTAGCAGCAGGCACTGACCTTGAAAGAAGAACTAGAGAAAACAAAGAAGCCTATAAGGCAAAACAAACACAAAGTGGCTTTAAGAAGTTCACAGCTACCATTGCTTCTATATTTGTTCCACTAATTCCAGCCTTTGTTGGTGCTGGCCTTATAGGTGGTATTGCATCAGTTTTGTCAAATATGGCAACAGCTGGTACTCTTACTGGTGACGGTGTAAATAACCTTATTCAGATTTTAAATGTCATGAAAAATGGTCTTTATGCTTACCTAAATATTTTTATAGGAATTAACACAGCAAAAGTCTTTGGAGCAAATGAGGGACTTGGTGGCGTTGTTGGAGGTATGGTTTACCTTACAGGCATGAATCCAGATATGCCTATAAGCAATATTTTCTTGGGAACTCCTCTTGCAGCAGGACAGGGTGGAGTAATAGGTGTACTAATTTCAGTTTTCCTATTATCTAAGATTGAAAATGCCCTCCACAAAATAATACCGGATTCTCTAGACATTATTTTAGTTCCTATGCTATCATTACTTGCAGTAGGACTTCTAACGATGTTTATCATAATGCCATTTGCTGGACTTATATCAAATGGACTAATAGGTTTTATTAACGGAGTAATCAATATCGGTGGTGCAGTATCAGGATTTATCTTAGGTGCCTTGTTCCTACCTATGGTAATGCTTGGCCTTCACCAAATCCTAACACCAATACATGTAGCGATGATTGAACAACAAGGTGCAACATACTTATTGCCAATTCTTGCAATGGCAGGAGCTGGACAAGTAGGAGCTGCGCTTGCAATACTTGTAAAATGTAGAAATAATAAACAAATCACAACCATAGCCAAAGGTGGACTTCCTGTAGGTTTCCTAGGAATCGGTGAACCACTTATATATGCCCTAACCCTACCAATGGGCAAGGCTTTCATCACAGCATGTCTTGGTGGCGGTATCGGTGGAGCTGTCATAGGAGCTATAGGATCAATTGGTTCAACAGCTATAGGACCATCAGGCCTTGCACTAATCCCACTTATTTACCAAAATAGATGGCTAGGTTATCTAGCTGGTCTTATCGCAGGCTATATAGGTGGATTTGTCTTGACATATTTCTTTGGAGTTGATCAGAAATATGTAGATGGAGCAAGCCTTGATAATACTAGCAAATTTGAATTTAAATAG
- a CDS encoding PP2C family protein-serine/threonine phosphatase translates to MKKTLIDKVNNKNFAVLNSMDDWVRVVDSNAKTVFINNSLDLARKKSESLRIYLDENIPLNLASENDSIRNTTVIEEKLINDRYYSIKASPIVIDGDYSGIVEVFRDITRETNMKIDLFDANRNMLDDVRFVRKVQSSILPKNKVYGKLDLKAYYNPSSNVSGDMFDVIKLDDNKYAFYIADVMGHGVKASILTMFVKVSISSIFDKYPDYTPSQALLKLRSRFYDLDIDSSQYFTAWLGIFDLNNNTLCFSNAGHNCPPMIFKSDVKACEYLHASGRMISNIIEPDVYNEVTTELKDGDLILFFTDGVIEATDENNKEFGLARLKEAFCQHRQIDKIYDEIEDFSWGEQKDDITLAMITYREK, encoded by the coding sequence ATGAAAAAGACACTGATTGATAAAGTTAATAATAAGAATTTCGCAGTGTTAAATTCCATGGATGATTGGGTGAGAGTTGTCGATTCAAATGCAAAGACAGTTTTCATCAATAATTCGCTAGACCTTGCTAGGAAAAAATCTGAAAGCTTAAGAATTTATCTTGATGAAAATATACCCTTAAACCTAGCTAGCGAGAATGATTCCATAAGAAATACTACTGTGATTGAAGAAAAGCTTATAAATGACAGATACTATAGTATCAAGGCTTCTCCTATTGTCATTGATGGGGATTATTCTGGTATTGTAGAAGTTTTTAGGGATATTACCCGCGAAACTAATATGAAAATCGACCTTTTTGATGCCAATAGAAATATGCTCGATGATGTGAGATTTGTAAGGAAAGTCCAATCTTCGATTTTGCCAAAAAATAAAGTTTATGGCAAGCTTGATCTCAAGGCTTATTACAATCCAAGCTCCAATGTTTCGGGTGATATGTTTGATGTGATAAAGCTTGATGATAACAAGTACGCTTTCTACATTGCCGATGTTATGGGCCATGGGGTTAAGGCATCTATTCTTACAATGTTTGTTAAGGTATCTATTAGCTCGATATTTGATAAGTATCCTGACTACACACCTAGCCAAGCCTTGCTAAAACTAAGAAGCCGTTTTTACGACCTTGATATAGATTCATCCCAATATTTCACTGCATGGCTAGGAATATTTGATTTGAATAATAATACCCTTTGTTTTTCAAATGCTGGTCACAATTGTCCGCCTATGATTTTTAAATCTGATGTAAAGGCTTGCGAATATTTGCACGCCAGCGGCAGGATGATATCAAATATTATAGAGCCAGATGTGTATAATGAGGTTACTACAGAGCTTAAAGATGGAGACCTGATTCTCTTTTTCACTGATGGAGTTATAGAAGCAACTGATGAAAATAATAAAGAGTTTGGTCTGGCAAGACTAAAAGAAGCTTTTTGCCAGCATAGGCAAATTGATAAGATATACGATGAAATAGAAGACTTTAGCTGGGGAGAACAAAAGGATGATATAACCTTGGCTATGATTACTTATAGGGAGAAATAA
- the deoC gene encoding deoxyribose-phosphate aldolase, whose amino-acid sequence MELNKLIDHTNLKAEATSEDIKKLVDEAVEHEFFSVCVNSSFVKFINDYNKDVKIATVVGFPLGAMATSAKAYETKCATEDGASEIDMVIEVGRLKEKDYDYVLNDIKAVKEACGDNILKVIIETCLLTEEEIVKACELAVEAGADFVKTSTGFSTGGAKASDIALMRKTVGPDIGVKASGGIHTKEEALEMVEAGASRIGASKSIEICK is encoded by the coding sequence ATGGAATTAAATAAATTAATAGATCATACAAATTTGAAGGCTGAAGCAACAAGCGAAGATATCAAAAAGCTAGTTGATGAGGCTGTTGAACATGAGTTTTTTAGTGTATGTGTAAACTCATCATTTGTTAAATTTATCAATGATTATAACAAAGATGTAAAGATTGCAACAGTGGTAGGCTTTCCTCTAGGAGCTATGGCAACATCTGCCAAGGCCTATGAAACAAAGTGTGCCACCGAAGATGGGGCAAGTGAAATAGATATGGTTATAGAAGTTGGCCGCCTTAAGGAAAAAGATTATGACTATGTTTTAAATGACATCAAAGCAGTCAAAGAAGCTTGTGGAGACAATATCCTAAAAGTTATAATCGAAACTTGCCTATTAACTGAAGAAGAAATTGTAAAAGCCTGCGAACTTGCTGTAGAAGCTGGGGCAGACTTTGTAAAAACATCAACAGGATTTTCAACAGGTGGAGCAAAGGCTTCAGACATTGCTCTAATGAGAAAGACAGTTGGTCCAGATATTGGTGTAAAAGCATCTGGTGGCATCCACACTAAAGAAGAAGCACTAGAAATGGTAGAAGCTGGCGCAAGTAGAATTGGCGCAAGCAAATCCATAGAAATTTGCAAATAG
- a CDS encoding alpha-amylase has protein sequence MANEVMMQSFEWDTWADGSFYKNLTKNAKKLKENGIDALWLPPMTKGGSDMDVGYGAYDLWDLGEFDQKGTVRTKYGTKEELHQAIDALHDAGIKCYADVVLNHKGNGDEKEKFQAIMVDQNNRTLDVADATDIEAWTHFTFPGRNGKYSDMQWHRYHFTGVDYDDLSGTSAIYRIVGDGKYWDTDVSNEKGNFDYLMNNDIDHNHPEVREELFKWADWFIEETKVDGFRYDALKHISEEFIHSLSSHIIDEKGLDKFYLFGEFWQYSKEAIEHYLGATNHQIDLFDVPLHFHMEEASKSMGNYDMRKIFDNTIVGDFPAEAVTFVDNHDSQPGQGLESWIEPWFKEIAYALILFRKDGYPCIFAGDYYGLCGPVKTEPLDQMINNMISVRKKYNFGDQDDYFDDPAVIGWVRRGDNDHKPLAVLVSIKDMAEKQMHVGEGEAGATYVDLSGKNEDVTIDEAGNGVFTVGPGQVTYWANKESL, from the coding sequence ATGGCAAATGAAGTAATGATGCAGTCTTTCGAGTGGGACACTTGGGCTGACGGCAGTTTTTATAAAAATCTAACAAAGAATGCAAAAAAATTAAAGGAAAATGGAATCGACGCCCTATGGCTTCCACCTATGACCAAGGGTGGGTCAGACATGGACGTGGGCTATGGAGCCTATGACCTATGGGACTTGGGAGAATTTGACCAAAAAGGAACTGTTAGGACCAAATATGGTACCAAAGAAGAACTCCACCAAGCTATAGACGCTCTCCATGATGCAGGCATCAAATGTTATGCAGACGTAGTATTAAACCACAAGGGCAACGGTGATGAAAAGGAAAAATTCCAAGCCATAATGGTAGACCAAAACAACAGGACCTTGGATGTTGCCGATGCGACTGACATAGAAGCTTGGACTCATTTCACCTTCCCTGGAAGAAATGGCAAATACTCTGACATGCAGTGGCACCGGTACCACTTCACAGGAGTTGACTACGACGACTTGTCCGGCACATCTGCAATTTATCGTATAGTTGGCGATGGCAAATATTGGGATACTGATGTTTCCAACGAAAAGGGCAATTTCGACTACCTTATGAATAACGACATTGACCACAATCACCCTGAAGTTCGTGAAGAATTATTTAAGTGGGCAGATTGGTTTATAGAAGAAACAAAAGTAGATGGCTTCAGATACGATGCATTAAAACATATATCAGAAGAATTTATCCACAGCCTATCAAGTCACATCATAGATGAAAAGGGCTTGGACAAGTTCTACTTGTTTGGTGAATTCTGGCAATATTCCAAAGAAGCCATAGAACATTATCTAGGTGCAACCAATCATCAAATAGACTTATTTGACGTGCCACTTCACTTCCACATGGAAGAAGCCAGCAAGTCTATGGGCAACTACGATATGAGAAAGATCTTTGACAATACCATTGTGGGAGACTTCCCAGCAGAAGCTGTAACCTTTGTAGATAACCACGACAGTCAGCCAGGCCAAGGCTTGGAATCTTGGATTGAACCATGGTTTAAGGAAATAGCCTATGCTCTTATCTTATTTAGGAAAGATGGATACCCTTGCATATTTGCAGGAGACTACTATGGCCTATGTGGACCAGTAAAAACAGAACCACTAGATCAGATGATCAACAATATGATAAGTGTCAGAAAGAAATATAATTTCGGAGACCAAGACGACTACTTTGACGACCCAGCAGTAATAGGTTGGGTAAGACGTGGCGATAATGACCACAAGCCACTTGCAGTTTTAGTATCTATCAAAGATATGGCAGAAAAACAAATGCACGTGGGAGAAGGTGAAGCAGGAGCGACCTATGTTGATCTATCTGGCAAAAACGAAGATGTTACAATAGATGAAGCTGGCAACGGAGTCTTTACAGTAGGACCAGGCCAAGTGACATACTGGGCAAACAAAGAAAGCTTATGA
- a CDS encoding ribonuclease H family protein: MKYYAVKKGRNPGIYTSWDSCLKEVKGYSGAIYKSFKTKEEAEIYMAGEKKELEIGANSVIAYVDGSYNQKLKVYGSGVVYITDDKELELMKSYDDSYHIHRNVAGEVKASELAIEKAIEDKKEQIIIYHDYQGIASWANGDWKTNNDLTKAYKRFIDQAKKKIKIDFVKVKGHSNDKYNDKADQLAKEAAGIG, encoded by the coding sequence ATGAAATATTACGCAGTAAAAAAAGGCAGAAATCCTGGGATTTATACATCCTGGGATTCTTGTTTAAAGGAAGTAAAAGGATACAGTGGAGCAATCTATAAGTCCTTCAAAACTAAGGAAGAAGCCGAAATCTATATGGCAGGTGAAAAAAAAGAGTTAGAAATAGGAGCGAATTCAGTCATAGCCTATGTAGACGGATCCTACAACCAAAAGCTAAAAGTCTACGGGTCAGGAGTAGTATATATCACAGACGATAAAGAGCTTGAACTAATGAAATCCTACGACGATTCCTACCATATCCATAGAAATGTAGCCGGCGAAGTAAAGGCAAGCGAACTGGCCATAGAAAAAGCCATAGAAGATAAAAAAGAGCAAATTATAATCTACCACGACTACCAAGGCATAGCATCCTGGGCAAATGGAGATTGGAAAACAAACAACGACTTGACCAAAGCATATAAAAGATTTATAGACCAAGCAAAAAAGAAAATAAAAATAGACTTTGTAAAAGTAAAGGGTCATTCCAATGACAAATACAACGACAAAGCAGACCAGCTAGCCAAAGAAGCAGCAGGTATAGGATAA
- a CDS encoding cation:proton antiporter, which yields MLVDIGIIFILGIVFAKFSEKIGLAPIIGMLIAGILISPNQLGLVSDNIVNLSSDLRQIALVTILSRAGLSLNFDKLKKVGRPAILLSFVPASIEMLGIIIFGKMIFKIDTIDAGILAAVLAAVSPAIVVPRMIKLMNEGYGKDKHIAEMILAGASVDDVFVIVFFSSFLALKTGGELSAMNFLNIPISIITGIILGLIIGKILGKILVSFDIDPIYKAMIFISLGFLTLRFQEIVADYIAISALISIMTAGMAINMEDERLTSDLLGSFGRLWKVFEVFLFVLVGISVDMAYVKESGFLAVLLILIGLIFRMIGVNISLIGTNLNKGERLFTSFAYLPKATVQAAIGPVALSMGLASGNLILSVSVIAILFTAPLGAILTDNTYDKLLKKT from the coding sequence ATGTTAGTAGATATAGGAATTATTTTTATTTTAGGAATTGTGTTTGCAAAATTTTCTGAAAAAATAGGCTTGGCACCAATAATAGGCATGCTCATTGCAGGAATTTTGATAAGTCCAAATCAATTGGGCTTAGTTAGCGATAATATTGTGAACTTAAGTAGTGATTTAAGGCAGATAGCCTTGGTGACAATACTAAGCCGTGCAGGACTTTCTCTAAATTTTGACAAGCTTAAAAAAGTAGGCAGACCTGCAATTTTGCTAAGTTTTGTGCCTGCTTCTATAGAGATGCTAGGAATTATTATATTTGGAAAGATGATCTTTAAGATTGACACTATTGATGCAGGCATCCTTGCAGCTGTTCTTGCTGCAGTAAGTCCTGCCATAGTTGTGCCTCGTATGATAAAGCTTATGAACGAGGGCTATGGCAAGGATAAGCATATAGCAGAGATGATTTTGGCTGGAGCAAGTGTTGATGATGTTTTTGTAATAGTATTCTTCTCTTCCTTCCTTGCCTTAAAAACAGGCGGAGAATTATCGGCTATGAATTTCCTAAATATCCCTATTTCCATAATTACTGGCATAATCTTAGGTCTTATTATTGGTAAAATACTAGGAAAAATACTTGTAAGCTTTGACATAGATCCGATTTATAAGGCTATGATTTTTATAAGTCTTGGATTTTTGACCCTAAGATTCCAAGAGATTGTAGCTGATTATATAGCAATATCAGCCTTGATTTCGATCATGACAGCTGGCATGGCTATAAATATGGAAGATGAGAGATTGACAAGTGACCTTTTAGGATCCTTTGGAAGATTGTGGAAGGTTTTTGAAGTGTTTTTATTTGTACTAGTCGGCATATCTGTAGACATGGCCTATGTAAAAGAATCGGGATTTCTAGCAGTTTTACTAATACTAATTGGCCTGATATTTAGGATGATAGGAGTGAATATATCACTTATTGGGACAAATTTAAATAAGGGCGAGAGATTGTTTACATCTTTTGCATATTTGCCAAAGGCAACTGTCCAAGCTGCCATAGGACCTGTGGCTTTATCCATGGGACTTGCTTCAGGCAATCTTATCTTGTCAGTATCTGTAATTGCTATACTTTTTACAGCTCCGTTGGGAGCAATCCTAACTGACAATACTTATGATAAACTACTTAAAAAGACTTAA
- a CDS encoding DUF3783 domain-containing protein, translating to MAKVLLYNIKEDYDIEKFEKLADDQNVGIIRVEKDSIDQRIGYLLGFDGFEKSDEKLPDDPSLDFPFILFVGFDRDHLFDFLDLMRENDLAIQHKAGETENNVKWTLRELLTENDKEARTMGLIHRINGLVARAKDLKEAHGEDPRLKELIDEMQAYFDDSSLFELEVAQKYYLKLADEIIRVEESYK from the coding sequence ATGGCAAAAGTTTTATTATATAATATCAAAGAAGATTACGATATAGAAAAATTCGAAAAATTAGCCGATGATCAAAATGTCGGTATTATTAGAGTGGAAAAAGATAGCATAGACCAACGTATTGGTTATTTATTGGGCTTTGATGGCTTTGAAAAAAGTGACGAAAAACTTCCCGATGACCCAAGTCTTGATTTCCCTTTTATACTTTTTGTTGGTTTTGACAGAGATCATTTGTTTGATTTCTTGGATTTGATGCGTGAAAACGACCTAGCAATCCAACATAAGGCAGGAGAAACTGAAAATAATGTCAAATGGACCCTAAGAGAGCTCCTTACAGAAAATGATAAAGAAGCAAGGACTATGGGCCTTATCCATAGAATAAATGGCCTAGTAGCCAGAGCCAAAGATTTAAAAGAAGCTCACGGTGAGGACCCTAGATTAAAAGAATTAATAGATGAAATGCAAGCATATTTTGATGATTCTAGCCTATTTGAACTAGAAGTTGCCCAAAAGTACTATCTAAAACTTGCAGATGAAATCATAAGAGTAGAAGAATCTTACAAATAA
- a CDS encoding Cof-type HAD-IIB family hydrolase, with protein sequence MIKLITIDVDGTLVTPLKRLTKENIIAIDKARDMGVHIALASGRPYSGMRGLVKKLGLDRKDHFSVCQNGSYIFDNLTEEPISGTYQCPSDFKIVDDLVKDFNVEVSAMDHEGFYSRHKNPSIYTRIDAKISKLPITRINYSDFPIDKKLGRILILGSKSAIDKLYHNKPTALHENYYAVRTAPFLIEVMNKKTNKGYAVGVMAKELGISQDEIMSIGNERNDIPMLEHAGFAVAMENSVEELKAHADFITKSNLKSGVGYAINKLIDNDLMPYK encoded by the coding sequence ATGATTAAACTTATAACAATTGATGTGGATGGCACCCTAGTTACTCCACTAAAAAGACTTACAAAAGAAAATATAATAGCCATAGATAAGGCACGTGACATGGGTGTGCACATAGCCTTAGCTTCTGGTAGACCTTATTCTGGAATGAGGGGCCTAGTTAAAAAGTTGGGCCTAGATAGGAAAGATCATTTTTCTGTTTGCCAAAACGGATCTTATATATTTGATAATCTTACAGAAGAGCCAATTTCTGGGACCTACCAATGCCCATCTGATTTTAAAATAGTAGATGACTTAGTTAAAGATTTTAATGTAGAAGTTTCTGCTATGGATCATGAGGGATTTTATTCTCGCCACAAAAACCCTAGCATTTACACAAGGATAGACGCAAAAATCTCCAAATTACCCATAACTCGTATCAATTACAGCGACTTTCCCATAGATAAAAAACTGGGTAGAATTTTGATTCTGGGTAGTAAATCTGCTATTGATAAACTTTACCATAATAAGCCCACAGCACTTCACGAAAATTATTACGCAGTAAGAACTGCACCATTTTTGATAGAAGTAATGAACAAGAAAACCAACAAGGGCTATGCTGTTGGAGTTATGGCAAAAGAACTTGGTATAAGCCAAGATGAGATAATGAGTATAGGAAATGAAAGAAATGATATACCTATGCTAGAGCATGCAGGTTTTGCCGTAGCCATGGAAAATTCTGTCGAAGAATTAAAGGCTCATGCAGATTTCATAACAAAATCCAATCTAAAATCTGGCGTAGGCTATGCTATTAATAAACTTATTGACAATGATTTGATGCCATACAAATAG